gaggaggaggtgttcaCCTTACTTCTGAGAGTTGCATGCACAGATTCCCATAATGCAGTGAGAAAAGCTGCCATATCAACCCTGTCCATCTGCAGCAAGCAGGATACAATAGGTCATGTCATGAAATGAACAGGTTCCAGGAAGAAAGACATTTCTGTCCTGAGGATTTATCCAGAAGCATTCTCTAGTAAGAGGCAGATTAGATatttatgtggaggataaatcacTTAACCTTGCTTTAGACGTCTCTACAACTTTGTCCCTGATCTGTCTAATGCTCCTTGGTCTTCATGATTCTGTTGGTTTGGTAATGTTCTCTACCAATCAGAGGCCTTCACAGAACAGGTGTAtgtattctgagattaaattgtATGATGGACTCCATTTTCTAGTTATGTGATTTAAGGCAATTAGTTGGATTGGATTTTACTTAAGGGTTTCACAGTAAAGGGGGTTGAATACTTAAGCATAACCcttttcagatttatatttgtaaatcattttgaaaaccaTGTAATGTGTCCTTCCCACTTGAAAAGGATGTACTATTTTATGTTGGTCTgtcaaaaaaaatctcattaaaaaaataaataaaaatgtggttgtcatgtgacaaaatgtttacGACAAAAAAGGTTCAAGGGGGGGTGAATACAATGCATATGTACGCCTGTCTCAACTGCGCATGGTAGCACTTTGGACACTTTTGGGCACTTTGTCGTGAGATTTGATTTATCAAGGCCTCACGACAAACGTGTTCCTCCACAAATTGACTCTAAGcagctcagtcagtcagtcatcatctaaccgctttatcctccaccagagggtcgcggggggtgctgtgccaatctcagctacatcgggcgataggcggggtacaccctggacagttcgccagtccatcgcagggccacacacagatagagacaaacaaccattcactctcacactcactcctatggtcaatttagagtgttcaatttacctaatccccacattgcatgtttttggactgtgggaggaagccggagtacccggagagaacccacgcacacacggggagaacatgcaaactccatgcagaaaggcccttgttccaaccggggctcgaacccgggtcttctcgctgcaaggcgagagtgctaaccactacaccaccgtgtgaccctcTAAGCAGCTCATtggcaacaaataaaacagttgacctttttgtcttgtttttttatttaaaacataaaaaactcATAACTAATATATAATTATTCCTCTGAGGAAATTAGaagtttggtgttttgtttcaATAACAAATTGTATGTTAAAggaaaatacacagaaacaagggtagatttctttttctgtattttctatAAATGTTCTAGCCGACCATGTTGACTTACCGGgtacatttttatctgtaaaTTCTAAAATCGcatatatgggccattctaccgaattcgtgcaaagtccagagttggaaacacattttcaaaagttgttttttccaaaaaccttgtccatacatatattgtaccatatttcaatggtacatatctagtaaaggcgcagtcaaatttcatatattaatgtctgcctgttcttgaaatgtttttcaactcctgaaatttgtcactaccgtaacacagcaacacactgcaataaaaaccattatattaatctgttaatattgtgtgtccatacaccttctaaagaataattttagtaatttattatgaagggttttacaactaaatcaattaaaataatttttttatcaaatttcaaagtttattttctaagactcatcaaaatttaaatgcaatcttttttgtaaaatgaattacactgatcatagagatctcagagttcattagttattacattgaatgtatatttaaccaatagttatcataaaatgttatttaatgactcaattcttattttattttacaaaacattcagtgttacggtagtgactgcactgttacggtagtgactgcactgttttgctcatgaccacagtattttgtttgcaaggttgtattatatcccctcaaccttattgcttaatattaactcataacctgccttttaatgtgaattttacaaacacaaatgttatgtctctgatatgtgaactttagatgtgggttgtctgcagtcgtgttgagagctgcctgtgggagctgcctagtgtttctctgagcatagaaacaagattgtattttctgagcaacctgcttgtcaatgcgcttcttaatccatgtttctctttataattggcagacttgtatttttttctgcaaattgtgcatgagtgtgttatgaaaaagaagggtctttctgatatgcacaggaactctgtgcttccatacttccttctgagtttttgttcttgcggaacattttgacttctctggcctcacgcacaatctatggcaccgttttctatatttttctttcttccattcaagtttatttttctgtggtcacgcattccaacgtctcttattagtctcactagaagtgcgtggagtaacagtctcactagaagtgcgtggaaggtaaggcggcatgggagaaggcgtggcagagggtgtgggaggtggcgtggaagttgtgcacaatctctccatctctctttgacttttcaccaatagcctgtgatgttgctgtctttttcgccatgatcttctgaccttcctttgctccctgtcagataaatcactgatagatttgatctttcctcctttctttcgtttctagtttcgttctctttccttctttccttatcatatcaaacattatttagcactctgagattcttaaaaatgaaatgtgctttacaaatcaaatataataacaatattattattattattattattattatgttttaagagtataatgtaataataatgatgaaaaatgtccttaaatatgtggaacattacatgttgtcactaccataatgattatgtcacaaccgtaacgttacaatttgttacggttgtgactgttacggttgtgacatttttagctaattcctagcataactcaaacatgctaacaagtaaatggctaggaacagatgtttgaacagttgtacacacaacaaaacataatattttgttttgagcccccaaaagtgtatttacttgcagataatacgtgtacggttgtgacaattattaatgcaacatgctgattttcagactttggagcccatttacttaaaaattataagaggtaatatctcaccatgcagccatgagggacagggatgcagtgtcatttcttggtcagaaattctgtggtgtgactaaaaccaggctccacccatgtggtaaaacaactcgtgttacggttgtgacatgaaagtgtgggacagcattttttaaagcatgttttgtaatttaaaaaaaacttcaaaatgaatctaaatgttttacattctgtttaaaagaaaccaaacatatattttaaaatacaccattggaaaaaatgacaaaattcttttaagtattattttcatggattgaaatttagggcttagagattgggacaactacttcccaatagaaagtacctaggaaggtagcataaatgatgattttgtatatatttagcttaattactaaatagttacagtcttgtgtttaactagatcataacataatcttagtaaatattgaaggtctgaattcttaattgttttgttaaatagtttttttattgtgggacagcaatttgcacgaattcggtagaatggcccatatatatGATGTCTATAATTAATTCCCTCATTATATTTGAATGCAGTCATGTGCTTTTTATGATTTGTGGCAACCCCATAAAAACAGCTGAACGGTCACTGTGACTAAGAACCAAAGAGCCTTTTTTGAAAGATAAGATACAAATTGAGATGGCTCATTTCACAACATGatatatcaaataaaaagcTATTATTAAtgatcaaataaatgttttctttcctctgactGGACGGATGATTCAAGGACAGACGCTCGGCTGTGGGGTTTCAGGTCAGGGCCACGGAGCTCCACACTTCATTatgatcaataataataataataataataataataataataaaaatctaatCTCGTCTGGTTGTAGCAGGTTGGTGCGGATTCATCATCACGTCTGTTGTGAGGAGAgaaaagctctgaatgaacacGTCGGACAAtgagattttattttcacactgagAAAAGCTGACAACACACAaagtaaatatacataaatgacAAAATTGACTTGACATTATAAATGCGTATATGTGCTTTTAGATATGCTGTCATTAGGCTAcacattttttggtttttaataaatgatagtACATCGCAGGGGAAACTATTTGACACAAGATTCTAACTGACAGAATCAATAAATCACACATGTTCATAAGTGTCTTAAATATGTATAACTATCTTCAGTCAAAAAACAGCAACTACATTAATGATTATTTAGAATTGTTTTCCACCAAAACTAACGTCTAATCCCTTTATAGTCTAAAGTTACGTTTCCACAAACAAAAGGCTCAAACACTCTACTCCCTGAATTTACAAAGGTTGATACAAACTAGTGCAGACCGGCCAGGGGCCGATAAACATATTGCCTTCATTTAAACAGTTTAGAAAAGAAGAATTTAGAAGAATTTATGAAAGATGAATTTATGAAAGATGTCATTTTCTAttccagagagacagagtgagaaataaagagacagagagagaaaaacattaaaacaatttataaactggcacagaaaaaaaactcttaatTTCCACCTTACaaacttgttgtttttggtcaaataatctgtatttttcaaaaatatttgcaGCCACTGTTGCAAGGTGGTTGTAGTTGATTTGCAAAAAACGTAGTAGTTAAATGTTTCAAATTAATCGGGAATATTTGAACataactttaaaagaaaaaatggaaaaaacccaaaacacacaattccacttaaaaatatttgtgtctgtattaaaatattgttgaatgaaatgtctatattaaaataataactttgCTAAGGCAGAACAATTTATGTCAGcagttacatttatattttaaaatattcatagCAACTGCAAGCCAAGACATTATTCTTGAAAAACGTTggttataaaatgtatttaaaaataaaataaaacataaaatttatatgtaaaaataaaaaatgatacaGGGCAAAAACATATTCCACTAAAACTGCAAGTGATACAGTGATTGCAAATTAAAGAATAAGTTCTATTGCTGACATCCATTCCAATTTAAggctatatttaaaaaaaaacattttactgttgtattataaatatttaacctGCGTAACATTACCTATAGAACAACACTGTAGATTCCCTCAGTGTGAGACCTACTGTATTAAAGATGATTGTCATTTTATGCATTGCAATACCACAGTTCAGGCTCAGGTGATTAGAGTGCAAAAGCAGAGGAAGAATTGGACAGTGTTGATTTTAAGTGAAAGAAATAATCAATGTTAGCAAAGCATGCATTCACACCTcttgtaatggaaaaaaaaggatttcaaacatttaaaaaatgctcCTACATTTTCCCTGCTACACCATCTTTACATGAACTTGCTGGAGCCTAATGTTGCGCTGTTATGTCCCGTTTAAGCCTTTGGCTCCGGGCCTTGTAAACCTCGATCAGCAGGTCTTTAACGTACTGGATTTCACGTTCCACGGACTCTGCCTTGTCTCGGAGCTCCCGGTTCCTCCCTTCAAGGCAATGCAACTGTTCCTCCAAAGAATCTAGCTCTGCCCTTTTTCGCTGACGATACCTGCATTATTCAACACAGGGAAAAGTCATTTAAGTTTGAAATATTTTATCACAAATTGCTTTTGATCAAATAGGAACGTCAACTCGCCTGTGAGCGGCAGTTTTGTTCTGATCCCTTTTCTTCTGTTTGCGTTCCCCACCTTCACCAGGAATGATGTCCACTTCGTATTTTGTGTCACAGTGGTCGTCCTTAAGCCTGCAAGTCTCTCTGTGCCCTGACGACTCCAGACTCACACTCTCCCTCGCCATCAACAGATACTCTGGACCCTGATCCTCCAGGAAATGACAGTGTAAGTCATGTTGTCCTATCTGCACACTCTCTGCTTTGACCTGTTCATTGGCACTTTCTAAGAAGCTGTGATAGACATCAGACTGTGGAATCGTTGGAAGAAAACAACCTTCACTGCTCTCACTTTTCCAACACATGCTGGCTTTTGTCACATCCACACTTGCTTTGATATTGTTCAGCACCTCATTGTTACAGGTAATTCCACTGACCTCTCTCATGCTATACATTAACAAATCCTCTTTTTTGTGTGGAACTTCAACTGATCCACCAAAACTAAACCCTCCACCAACACCCTTCACACCACCTATCACATTTTGACTGAAACAgcagtttttctcttctttgggTAGAACGCCACATCTTCTAACCTCGACTGCCCCACCCAGACAGTAATTTTTACCGACCAGATGCTCATCTTCTCCACAGTTATAATTTGCCGTCAGGTTCACTGCTGAGTTACCTGAGGTGTTTCCTTTAGAACTCAACAAACTGTTATCATAGCCTTCACTGAACCTCACTCCATCAGGGACTCTTTTCCTACCACACCCACCGGGGCGACTGCAGCTGTATGGGGTGTGTCTTGAAATTTTGGATCGCCCAATAGGCCCCCCACAGATACTGAGCAGGTCCAGTTCTCCCGTTGCCAGGGTAACAAGAAGTGGACTGGATTCTGATTGGCCAGATGTAGAGTACGATACATATGGCAGCTGACTGAACGGCTGAGGACCTGCCGGCACCGGACCCCTGTCACATTTTCCTAGCCTCTGTCCTTTTTCTGGCACCGGCTCAGACAGGAAGTAGTCTTCTAGTTGGGAAAGTTCCTCCTGCAGCAGGGAGGTCATGACCTCCAAGTCAGAGGGCACCTGGATATCATTCTGAAGGGGTGAGGGGGGAAGGGAAGCATTGGTGGAagagggaggggaaggaggaTTTTGGAGGTACGAGGAGAAATCCACTTCTTCCGTCATCCAGTCAGTGAGACCATCACCTAatgaggaggggggaaaaaattgtAGTCGTTGCAGGATATCTGGTGGAGGAAAATATTATTCGCTAAAATACAGCATTTGTGCAAATATTAAGTAAATTATCAGTcactcaagcacacacacacacggcagctATCTAAGCTGACGATCTAAGATGACGATCGTTACTGCAAAGCAACATATTTTTCTCAATATAAAGTAGGAGAATATCAGTATCGTATACAAGCCAAAGCTAGTTTTTACTTACTGCTCAAGAAGGACAAATGTGCTGCAGTGCCGAGCCCACCTGAAAtggggaaaaatataaaaaaagcaaACTCACTGCAACTCACCAATTAAGTGCTGATGCTCCTCTGACACCTCCCCCCTGCAcccctgtgattggctgtggtTAGCCtgtgggtgagagagagcgagggggtCTGCCGGGCAGACATGAAGACTCTTCCAAACAGCAGCTGATGTTGCCATCATTTTGACTGTTGGTGCTTTGATTCAGTCCAAGTCCAAGCATGTGCTGGGAGCAGGCAGGGTCTGACAGCTGGGCCACAAAGAGCAGGGCTGGGTGAGCATTATGAAACCTGGAGGATAAGCAGAGATCAAAGTTATTCAAAGTTATTCAAAGTTATTCTGCTTGCAACAGTGTCAGGCTGTTTTGATGAAAATGCTCTACTGATTATTGAAATAGTCACATATAATGACCAATAATCAGGCTTGTTGACAAGTAACTAtgttaaatgtgtatttcaacggcaaatgcacatttttcaaatactattgagaattgaaaaaaacaacagtcagtTGGAGGTGTGTGGTATGGAGGTGAGATGTGTGTCCTCTGGGTTTTGATCTGCTTCAACTTAAAATGCACTTGACAACCTGAAAACATGTGGGACCTGGAGATGCTGTCAGGagaacacttacacacacacacacacacacacagacatcctGATACTCTTTAACAGGATTCACGCAATTACATGTACCTATTTTAATTCATTACATCTGTTTGATCACTTAAGCTGTTTAACTGACAGTGACATACATTTAACACTTAACACATTTACACGAAGTCACTAAGCTCTTAGGTTAACAAGAGCAAATGAGCATTAAATGTCAAAGCAAATAGAATATTTGaagaaataaaatggaaaaataacttCTACAACGTTCAAAGAACAGACTATAGCACAagttgagaaaacaaacagacaacaaaagtGACAAGCGCAGCAATGACTTACTCCATTCTTGCGGAAAACGTGTAGAGTAGTTCAGGTGCGTTGCTTAAGCAAAGCACGACTTGTTTTCGGGTCCAACAGCTAAACAAATTCAAAAAGCCATATTTAAGCTCGGAATATCCGGAACAGCGCGGGAGAAGCAGGCGTTTCTTGTTGTGGTCAGACTGTAAACTGAGGTGCAGCTTAGTTGACAAAGCATCAGCTCGCTCACACCTAGCAACCAACTGCGTCACCGCGACTAACCGCACTGCTGCTCCGTCGAGATCCCTCCGCCACCACCTTCCTTTTCCCGATGAAGGACGTCCCACTACTAGCACCTGCTCACTGATGCTCACCTCCGACAGAGAAGTTAGTCCGTCACCCCAACATGAGTGTTTTCAAAGTAATAGCATCACTATTACTGCTGCAATAATAATATAGAGTAATAATATTACCGTCATGAGCTGTCACgtttgtgcagttttttttcatcagaaatGTAGTATGTACTATTATACTTTATATGATATGTTACTTGTTAAATAACATATACTGACCAGACTACAACTAGTAAAAATCTTACAAACATTTACGATTGtctaaaatgaatgtgttcTTTACATAATCGTGTATGTAAAGAAAAACGTGGGGGATTAAAGGCAATGGTCTTACAAAAACGCCTGTTTCTAACCAAAGTGTCAGTGAAACTGCTTAAATGTGAAGAGCATGGAGTAAATAATTACACATAATTCAGAGTCGTTGCAAGGGGAGAATGAGAGGCATTAATATGAAGAGAACACATGCGGACGCATTCACGTGTGCGCCggcatgcttttgttttgaaagagaCTAGATTCACAGCgcactttgttgttgttcagcagAAACTCGTTGCATCCGCGTTGCATCAGTGGTTCTGTGCTCACAGCGATTGGCTGCGCGAGTTTAATAAACTGTCGTACTGTGATTGGTTGGATTAGGGTACATGTGAATTATGATTGGTCGGCAGTAGGCAGGGGAAATCATGACCGTTTTatcatcgctctctctctctcacacacacacacacactcacgcgcaCTCACAGTGTCGACTGTGCACATGTCTCAGGTAAACAAATGGAGCACAATCTGTAGTTTTGACATTTCTGACTTCAAGTCGGTGACATTTGGAGCTACAATTTATCTGGTCGAACTTTATTGCAGCCTCACCAGAGGTTCATagaataaaatgaattgaaaaagCCACAGAAATCAATGTACACAAATTTGTACACAGGCTATGGCACCAGTGCTTTCTGAGCCTGGATGCACACCAAAAGCAGCTCTTCCTTGGGCTGGTTTAAGCCTCTATGATGCTGTTTTGTGACTCATCCAAGCAACAAGTAAATTGTACAATGTCTTTTGACTGCTTCACCAGAGGACACAAAGAATTATAATCAACAggtcaacattattattattattattgttattattataattataaaaacaacaccaataataataataataataataataataataataataataattgttattattattattataaaacaacaccaacaacaataataataataataataataataataataattattattattatcatcatcattat
This genomic stretch from Solea senegalensis isolate Sse05_10M linkage group LG13, IFAPA_SoseM_1, whole genome shotgun sequence harbors:
- the atf5a gene encoding uncharacterized protein atf5a isoform X1; its protein translation is MMATSAAVWKSLHVCPADPLALSHPQANHSQSQGCRGEVSEEHQHLIDILQRLQFFPPSSLGDGLTDWMTEEVDFSSYLQNPPSPPSSTNASLPPSPLQNDIQVPSDLEVMTSLLQEELSQLEDYFLSEPVPEKGQRLGKCDRGPVPAGPQPFSQLPYVSYSTSGQSESSPLLVTLATGELDLLSICGGPIGRSKISRHTPYSCSRPGGCGRKRVPDGVRFSEGYDNSLLSSKGNTSGNSAVNLTANYNCGEDEHLVGKNYCLGGAVEVRRCGVLPKEEKNCCFSQNVIGGVKGVGGGFSFGGSVEVPHKKEDLLMYSMREVSGITCNNEVLNNIKASVDVTKASMCWKSESSEGCFLPTIPQSDVYHSFLESANEQVKAESVQIGQHDLHCHFLEDQGPEYLLMARESVSLESSGHRETCRLKDDHCDTKYEVDIIPGEGGERKQKKRDQNKTAAHRYRQRKRAELDSLEEQLHCLEGRNRELRDKAESVEREIQYVKDLLIEVYKARSQRLKRDITAQH
- the atf5a gene encoding uncharacterized protein atf5a isoform X2 encodes the protein MMATSAAVWKSLHVCPADPLALSHPQANHSQSQGCRGEVSEEHQHLIGDGLTDWMTEEVDFSSYLQNPPSPPSSTNASLPPSPLQNDIQVPSDLEVMTSLLQEELSQLEDYFLSEPVPEKGQRLGKCDRGPVPAGPQPFSQLPYVSYSTSGQSESSPLLVTLATGELDLLSICGGPIGRSKISRHTPYSCSRPGGCGRKRVPDGVRFSEGYDNSLLSSKGNTSGNSAVNLTANYNCGEDEHLVGKNYCLGGAVEVRRCGVLPKEEKNCCFSQNVIGGVKGVGGGFSFGGSVEVPHKKEDLLMYSMREVSGITCNNEVLNNIKASVDVTKASMCWKSESSEGCFLPTIPQSDVYHSFLESANEQVKAESVQIGQHDLHCHFLEDQGPEYLLMARESVSLESSGHRETCRLKDDHCDTKYEVDIIPGEGGERKQKKRDQNKTAAHRYRQRKRAELDSLEEQLHCLEGRNRELRDKAESVEREIQYVKDLLIEVYKARSQRLKRDITAQH